The stretch of DNA CGTTCGGCGGTGCATCGCCTGGCGGAGATCAGCCGCCCAGGAGCCGATCAGCGCCCGCTGGCCCAATTGGTGGATGAGAAGGCCATCGTGAATGCCGCTGTCGGTCTGCTGGCTTCGGGCGGCTCCACCAATCATGCCATTCATCTCCCCGCCATCGCGCGTGCCGCTGGCATCATTATCGATTGGGCCGATCTGGACGAGCTTTCCAGCATCGTGCCGCTTTTGGTGCGCGCCTATCCGAACGGCTCAGCCGATGTGAACGCCTTCAACGACGCCGGCGGCATGCCGAGCCTGATCGCATCACTATGCGAAGCAGGATTGCTGCATACGGATATCCTGACGGTCGCGAAGGGCGGAATGGCCGATTATGCGCGACGTGCACGCCTTGAAGGTGAGAAATTACTCTATAGCGCGGCGCGTCCTTCGAACGATCGCTCCGTTTTGCGGGATGCAACGGAGCCATTCCGCAAAGATGGCGGCATGCGTTTGGTGACCGGCAATTTGGGGCGTGGAATTTACAAAACGAGCGCGGTCGAGGAATCCCGCCAGACGATCGAAGCGCCTGCCGCGGTTTTCCACACCCAACAAGCCGTGATGGATGCATTCAAGGCTGGAAAGCTGGATCGTGATGTCGTGGTGGTGGTACGTTTCCAAGGACCGGACGCCAATGGCATGCCGGAACTGCATCGCCTGACGCCAACGTTGGCGGTATTGCAGGATCGCGGTTTCAAGGTCGCGCTCATGACGGATGGGCGTATGTCCGGCGCGAGCGGGAAAGTGCCCGCAGCCATTCACATCGGGCCGGAAGCGCAAGTGGGCGGCCCGTTGGCGAAGCTGCGCGATGGCGATATCGTTCGCGTCTGCGCCTTGAGCGGCCAAATCGAAGCTTTGGTCGAACCGGCGGTCTGGGCACGCAGAGAAGCTGTTTCACCTCCGCCTCCGGGCTTGGGAACCGGGCGTGAACTCTTCGCCCTTATGCGTTCCAAACAAGATAGCGCGGAGCGTGGCGGATCGGCCATGCTTGCCGCCATGGAAGACGTGCTCGATACGATCGGCGACGATATTGAAGGAATTGAAAGTGCAGGACACGACAAGAATAGACGCGATCATGACGCGCAGCCCGGTCATTCCAGTATTGGTGGTCAAGGATCTGAAGCAGGCGCGCCCGATGGCGGAAGCGCTGGTGGCAGGCGGGATTACCACGCTGGAAGTCACCTTGAGGACCCCGTGCGCACTTGAGGCAATCGCCGAAATGGCGAAAGTGGAAGGCGCTTTCGTTGGTGCCGGAACGGTTCTGAATGGTGACGATTTGGGCCGCAGCGTCGATGCGGGGGCGAAATTCATCGTCAGCCCAGGCCTGACCGACAATTTGGCACGCGCGGCAGCCGCTCAAGATGTGCCGCTTTTGCCGGGTATCGCGAATGCGGGCGACATCATGCGCGGGCTGGACCAAGGGTTGACCCGGTTCAAATTCTTCCCGGCGACCGTCAATGGCGGTATTCCGGCATTGAAGGCGCTGAGCGCGGTGTTCGGCAATATCCGCTTCTGTCCGACCGGCGGCATCACCGAGGAAACCGCGCCGGAATGGCTGGCGCTGCCTTCCGTTGCCTGTGTGGGTGGGTCCTGGCTGACTTCAGGAACGTTCGATGCGCCAACGATCAAGAAACGCGCTTTAGCTGCATCCGCTATAGAGAAGAGAAACTAATTTTTCTTTTATGGTTTATCCCGTTGTCATATCGGCGCGGGGTAAACCATATGAATAATATGACGAAATCGCTTATCGCATGATCAATATTTATGGATGAGCGGAAAAAGTCCTATTTCGGTTTGGTGGGCGTCATTGCCCTGGCTATGGCGACTGAACTGAACGAACAAGTTTCCGAACAATCGTTACCCGATGTCATGGGCGGCCTAGGCTTAAGCCACGATCCGGCAACCTGGTTCAACAGTCTCTACATTTCAGCCGAAGTTATCGGCATGTCGCTCGGCCCCTGGCTTGGCATTACATTCACGCTCCGACGTTTTTCGGTGTTCGTCGCGCATCTGGCAATGATTTCGGCTGCGCTCATTCCACTGACGCAAAACCTGACGCTACTTTATGGATTACGCATCATCGAAGGGCTAGCGGGTGGTTTTGCCGTACCCTTGCTCATGAC from Kozakia baliensis encodes:
- the edd gene encoding phosphogluconate dehydratase; translated protein: MALHSVVASVTERIIQRSQVSRRRYLALMERNRKLGIARPRLACGNLAHALAASGEDKPSLMRGGGVNLGVITSYNDMLSAHQPYGRYPDQMKLFAREIGATMQVAGGTPAMCDGVTQGQEGMELSLFSRDAIAMSTAVGLSDGMFEGVALLGICDKIVPGLLMGALRFGHLPTMLIPAGPMVSGLPNKEKQRVRQLHAEGKLGQNALMEAEAASYHSAGTCTFYGTANTNQMMVEIMGLMMPDSAFSNPNTRLRQALTRSAVHRLAEISRPGADQRPLAQLVDEKAIVNAAVGLLASGGSTNHAIHLPAIARAAGIIIDWADLDELSSIVPLLVRAYPNGSADVNAFNDAGGMPSLIASLCEAGLLHTDILTVAKGGMADYARRARLEGEKLLYSAARPSNDRSVLRDATEPFRKDGGMRLVTGNLGRGIYKTSAVEESRQTIEAPAAVFHTQQAVMDAFKAGKLDRDVVVVVRFQGPDANGMPELHRLTPTLAVLQDRGFKVALMTDGRMSGASGKVPAAIHIGPEAQVGGPLAKLRDGDIVRVCALSGQIEALVEPAVWARREAVSPPPPGLGTGRELFALMRSKQDSAERGGSAMLAAMEDVLDTIGDDIEGIESAGHDKNRRDHDAQPGHSSIGGQGSEAGAPDGGSAGGRRDYHAGSHLEDPVRT
- the eda gene encoding bifunctional 4-hydroxy-2-oxoglutarate aldolase/2-dehydro-3-deoxy-phosphogluconate aldolase, with the protein product MVKDLKQARPMAEALVAGGITTLEVTLRTPCALEAIAEMAKVEGAFVGAGTVLNGDDLGRSVDAGAKFIVSPGLTDNLARAAAAQDVPLLPGIANAGDIMRGLDQGLTRFKFFPATVNGGIPALKALSAVFGNIRFCPTGGITEETAPEWLALPSVACVGGSWLTSGTFDAPTIKKRALAASAIEKRN